AGCATCGCTGAACTCATCAGCATGAATCTTCAGCTTGAACCCCATCTGAGAGGAAAGGTTGAGGTATCTTTCGCATAAAGCAGAACTGAACAGCCCTTCTTCGCAGAAGCAGTCTGCAAATACAGGCCTGGCTTCACTGGCTGCAACGTTGGGAAGCATCACCTTCATCACATATGAGGTGTACTCCTCTCCACTTCTGAATTCAGGTGGAAGAGTATGAAGACCCAGGAATGTGCCTATCACGTCTATTCCGCATTCCCTATTCAGCCTAGAGATTACTCTCAAGAGTTTCAGTTCGCCCTCCAGCTGTTGGCAATAACCCGTCTTCACTTCGACTGTGGTAACCCCTGAGCTGATTAGTTGCTTAATCCTGTTATAGGCTAAAGTAAGCAGCTGCTCCTCCGTGGCAGCTCTGGTCATCACTAGAGTCCTGTTTATTCCGCCTCCAGACCTCAGTATATCCATGTAGCTCTCTCCCTTTATCTTCCTCTCAAGCTCGTCCTCCCTGCTGCCTGCAAATATGAGATGAGTGTGGGGGTCGATCAGGCCTGGAAGGACAACCTGGCCATTTGCATCGATGATTATGCTTGACTTGTGGCCCTTTTCTTTCAGCTCCTGTGTTGTACCAACCCAGGCGAATCTCCCTTCCCTTACGATAAAAGCACCATCGTGTATTATCCCGAGTGTCTCCTCTCCGTCGGAACCGCCTTCCTTTCCGTTCATGGTGACAAGCTCACCTGCGTTATAGAGAGAGATGTCGATTGCCATATGATTGCTGGGTAGTTCTTGCAATCTTATATATTTGGTAATGAGAATTGATGGTGCAGGGTGTAATTCTGATTGTTAAAGAGGGTTGTTAGAGCGCCGAGAGGGAAGGAAATATCGTGCAAGGGCTGGCAGCAGGAGGCAGCAATGAGAATGTTGATGAACAACCTTGACCCAGAGGTTGCGAAAGACCCTGATAACCTGATTGTCTACGGCGGGACAGGTAAAGCAGCCAGGAACTGGGAAGCTTTTGACGCCATAGTGAAGAGCCTGAGAGAGCTCGAAAACGACGAGACGCTAGTTGTGCAGTCTGGGAAGCCTGTTGGAATTTTCCACACATCAGCCAGCTCACCCAGGGTTCTAATTTCGAATGCGATGATAGTTCCGAAGTGGGCTGACTGGAATTACTTCAGGGAGCTGGAGGAGAGGGGGCTAACGATGTTCGGCCAGATGACAGCAGGGAGCTGGATCTACATCGGCACTCAAGGCATACTTCAGGGAACGTATGAAACGCTGGCAGCTGTGGCAGAGAAGCATTTTAATGGTTCCCTCAAAGGTAAGATAGTTCTGACTTCAGGACTGGGCGAGATGGGGGGCGCCCAGCCGCTGGCGGTTACTATGAACGATGGTGTAGCTCTTGTGGTGGAAGTTGACAAGAGGGCGATCGAGAGAAGGATGGAAAAGGAGTATCTTGACATGTTCACAGATTCAGTCGATGAGGCTGTTAACTTGGCAAAGAGCTATGCAAAGGAGGGGAAAAGCATATCGATAGGTATACTTGGCAATAGTGCTGAAGTATTCCCGAAGCTTGTATCGAACGGCTTCCAACCTGACGTGATAACGGACCAGACATCAGCACATGACCCGCTTTATGGTTACATACCTGCTGGCATGTCTCTTGAGGAAGCCGCCATGCTCAGAAAGAATGATAAGGATGAATACATGAAGAAGGTTATGGTATCTGTATCTGCTCATGTCAAAGCTATGCTGAGGATGATGAACAAAGGAGCAATCGTGTTTGAATACGGTAACAACCTGAGAAAGCTGGCACAGGAGGCAGGAGTAAGTGATGCCTTTACAATTCCTGGTTTTGTGAACGAATACATTAGGCCACTGTTCTGTCAGGGAAGGGGCCCATTCAGGTGGGTGGCTCTATCCGGTGAAGAGGATGATATCTACCTGACTGATGAGCTGATTATGAAGGAGTTTTCGTCTAACAAATCTCTGGTAAGATGGATTGAAAAGGCCCACGAAAAGGTAAGATTTCAGGGACTTCCTGCCAGGGTATGCTGGCTAGGTCTGGGAGAAAGAGCCAGGTTCGGCAAGCTGATAAACGATATGGTCAGAAGTGGGAAGCTAGCAGCTCCTATAGTGATAGGACGGGACCATCTCGATTCGGGTTCTGTTGCCTCTCCATACAGGGAAACCGAAGGAATGAAAGATGGTAGTGATGCCATAGCTGATTGGCCAATACTCAATGCTCTTCTGAATGCAGTATCTGGAGCCTCGTGGGTAGCTGTTCATCATGGAGGAGGAGTTGGAATAGGTTATTCTATTCATGCAGGTCTTGTTGTTGTTGCAGATGGAACTGACGAAGGGGAAAGAAGGGTGTTGACGGCCTTGACCAACGACCCAGCGCTTGGAGTTGCAAGGCATGCTGATGCTGGTTACGAAGAAGCGATAAAGACAGCAAAAGAGAAGGGTGTAAAGATACCGATGCTCCGCTGAGCTGATATTTGTAGGACAGATGGAATTCCATAACAGATTCATCCTTAATTGGGAGAGCAGCGTAGCATGGTTGTATGAAGTAGAACTGAGAAGGCAAGCAAGCAGTTCATCCAAAAGGTCAGTCATGGCAGTAGCATTCATACAGTCGCTAGCCTTACCGTATCTTGCTTCTTACATAGCCCTGAAAGGTTTTGGAAGGAATATACATATGATGCATGCAGAATACTGATAGCAAGTCTAAGCAGTTTTCAACGCAGATAATAGAATAGTTAACTGTTTTATCTTGATTTGAATCTAGTATTCGACAGAAATACTATCACAACATCTTGGCTGGTGGTCAATCTCAACCTCAGGATAAGCGACAGCAGCTAGCCACATGATATGCTCATCAGAAGCGGTTGTAAGGATGTCTCAGGCAACACATGACTGAATCGCGTTTCGGCTGAACGAAGACGAATAGAGGACCTTTAACTGTAAGTCCTCGATAAAGGTGGGAATAACAAATTACAATAGACTTGCCTGGG
This is a stretch of genomic DNA from Conexivisphaerales archaeon. It encodes these proteins:
- the hutU gene encoding urocanate hydratase, which gives rise to MLKRVVRAPRGKEISCKGWQQEAAMRMLMNNLDPEVAKDPDNLIVYGGTGKAARNWEAFDAIVKSLRELENDETLVVQSGKPVGIFHTSASSPRVLISNAMIVPKWADWNYFRELEERGLTMFGQMTAGSWIYIGTQGILQGTYETLAAVAEKHFNGSLKGKIVLTSGLGEMGGAQPLAVTMNDGVALVVEVDKRAIERRMEKEYLDMFTDSVDEAVNLAKSYAKEGKSISIGILGNSAEVFPKLVSNGFQPDVITDQTSAHDPLYGYIPAGMSLEEAAMLRKNDKDEYMKKVMVSVSAHVKAMLRMMNKGAIVFEYGNNLRKLAQEAGVSDAFTIPGFVNEYIRPLFCQGRGPFRWVALSGEEDDIYLTDELIMKEFSSNKSLVRWIEKAHEKVRFQGLPARVCWLGLGERARFGKLINDMVRSGKLAAPIVIGRDHLDSGSVASPYRETEGMKDGSDAIADWPILNALLNAVSGASWVAVHHGGGVGIGYSIHAGLVVVADGTDEGERRVLTALTNDPALGVARHADAGYEEAIKTAKEKGVKIPMLR
- the hutI gene encoding imidazolonepropionase, which codes for MAIDISLYNAGELVTMNGKEGGSDGEETLGIIHDGAFIVREGRFAWVGTTQELKEKGHKSSIIIDANGQVVLPGLIDPHTHLIFAGSREDELERKIKGESYMDILRSGGGINRTLVMTRAATEEQLLTLAYNRIKQLISSGVTTVEVKTGYCQQLEGELKLLRVISRLNRECGIDVIGTFLGLHTLPPEFRSGEEYTSYVMKVMLPNVAASEARPVFADCFCEEGLFSSALCERYLNLSSQMGFKLKIHADEFSDAHGAEVAARTGCTSADHLENSSSEGLKMMATKGVTAVLLPLTAFYSRIRQPNFKRIKESGCTFALGTDLCPNSWVESPQLVMAFACVELGMTPAEALAGFTTGAARALSLNDRGAIKEGNLADFAMYEMPSYRFLPYRIGGSYVRSVYKRGIRIYP